The Flavobacteriales bacterium nucleotide sequence GCAACATCACCTCTACCTGTGAAGGGGCGAACCTCAGGGTGCAATCGAGCCGATCCAAGGAAAGCGTTGCTCGGAGCGTATCCGAAACGTTATCGACTTTCCAAAGCTCTGTTGATGCGAACCTCAAAGTGTCCATAAGGGCTTGACGGCCCGATACCTTTACTAAGGGCGGATCAACGACGATATCCCCGGTCGCACCGAAACCCGTTTTAAACCCGATGGAATGTTGGATCGAAACGGGAAGGGGTTTATCGGCCCGTAGGGCAAAAGGAAAAAACAAAGTGTCGGGATACACCGAAAGTACGTTCACCGACCCCGAAAGCCGGTCGGAGATGGTTTTGCGGAGTTCGGAAAGCTGAACGAAGGCGCGTTGGCTATCATTGTGGCGTTGGCGGAGGTCAATGCGGTCGAAATCGAGCACCAGGTTATCGCGGTTGCGGTAGCGGTAGCCGATGAGATCGAAGCCATAGCCTTCCACTTCGAGGATGATCCGCGGAGCATCGCCTAAGGTCCATATTCGGTCCTCGGCTAAATTCTCATAACGAACGGGGAGCTCTACCGTGGCGATATAGGTACGCGAGAGCTTGCTCAACAGCCAAAAGACCGAAGACAGAGCCAAACCAAAGATGAAGATCGATCGTTTGCGGTCGTCCTGAAAGAGGCGCAAGATGGGATTGCGATTTGCCGTGGTCGCCATAGCCTAAAAATAAAAAACGAGTCCGACAGTGGGGCTCGTTCTTTGTTAAACCTTTAAAAGTGACTTACGATTCAGTCTCTTTCTTTTCTTCGACCTTTTTGGTTTCGGCCTTGTCTTTCTTGGAGGACTTGCCCTCCTCTGACTTGATGTATTGGGCGCTCAACTCTTTGCTGATGCTCGCCTTCTCCATCTTTATCTTGATGCCGTTCTGGACCTCCAAAGTGATCGTGGTGTCGGTCATTTCGGTGATCTTTCCGTGCATTCCTCCGTTGGTGACAACACGTTGACCTTTGCGGATCTCAGAGCGGAAATTCTTTTCATCCTTCTGGCGCTTCATCTGCGGTCTGATCATAAAGAAATAAAAGACCACGATGATAAGAAGGACCGGTAAGAACCCTCCAAAGCCTCCTCCGGCTGCTTGTAGTAAAATCATATCTGTGTTATTCGGCCGTTTCAGCGGCTACCACTTCTGAAGTAATGGTAAGCACTTTCGTATTTGGCGTAGTATTAGCGATGATGGTCACGCTCTTTTGCTGCTGTCCTTGACGTCCTTTGCTGTCGAAGCTTACAGCGATCTCACTAGAAGCTCCCGGAGCAATCGGCTCATTGGGCCAATCGGGTACCGTACACCCACAGCTACCACGTGCACTAGTGATGATCAATGGAGCGTCACCCGTATTGGTGAATTTGAATATCGTTTCGGCCTTGGTTCCCTCAACGATCTGACCAAAGTTGTGGCTCTCTTTGTCGAAAGAGAATACCGGAGTTCCATCCGTATCCACCACTGACGGATCAGTATTATTCGTTTGAACGGGTTGTACTTCCGGCGTAGATGCAGCCTCGGGCTGAGTAACTGCAGATGAAGCGTTATTAACATTCTCGATTCGGTTCGATGCTTTTTCTCCACATGAGATTAAGAACAAACCGGCAGCTGCTAATACTGCAAGGGATTTCATTTTCATAGCTCGTTTTTGATTTATTCGATTAAACCGCGGCCCAATTTCCGTAATTCGCCGCTTTCTTTCAACTCCG carries:
- a CDS encoding YbbR-like domain-containing protein, with protein sequence MATTANRNPILRLFQDDRKRSIFIFGLALSSVFWLLSKLSRTYIATVELPVRYENLAEDRIWTLGDAPRIILEVEGYGFDLIGYRYRNRDNLVLDFDRIDLRQRHNDSQRAFVQLSELRKTISDRLSGSVNVLSVYPDTLFFPFALRADKPLPVSIQHSIGFKTGFGATGDIVVDPPLVKVSGRQALMDTLRFASTELWKVDNVSDTLRATLSLDRLDCTLRFAPSQVEVMLPVEEFTEVEYSIPISVIGLPDSLGLRLFPSTVKAICRVPLSRFEELSSDDFTAIVEFEQVKSTTGDRVRPNWTLVPDAAQLVRTDPERVEFLILKQ
- the yajC gene encoding preprotein translocase subunit YajC, translated to MILLQAAGGGFGGFLPVLLIIVVFYFFMIRPQMKRQKDEKNFRSEIRKGQRVVTNGGMHGKITEMTDTTITLEVQNGIKIKMEKASISKELSAQYIKSEEGKSSKKDKAETKKVEEKKETES
- a CDS encoding DUF1573 domain-containing protein; translation: MKSLAVLAAAGLFLISCGEKASNRIENVNNASSAVTQPEAASTPEVQPVQTNNTDPSVVDTDGTPVFSFDKESHNFGQIVEGTKAETIFKFTNTGDAPLIITSARGSCGCTVPDWPNEPIAPGASSEIAVSFDSKGRQGQQQKSVTIIANTTPNTKVLTITSEVVAAETAE